CTCCGGACTGGAAGGGCAGGTGCGCGAGCGCGTTGCCCGTATGCTGCATACGGCGGCACCGGCGGCACCGGCGGCTGGCGGCATGGCTCCCGCCGATGATGTGCTGACATTGCAGCACTGGCTCGCACACCCGGTGTCCGAGGCCCTGCGCCATTTGTGGCTGGGCCGCGAAAGCCGGGACGGCAGCCATGCCAGCGTGATGCTGCTGCGCGGCCTGGACGATCCCCGCACCATGCCCGCGGTGCAGGCCGCGGTGGCGGGGGTGCCAGGTGTCGAATGGGTCGACCGGGTGGCGGACCTGTCCGGCTTGCTGCACCATTACCGCGTGCTGATGAGCTGGCTGCTGCTGGCCGGCGCCGCCGCGGTCGCGGTGCTGCTGGCCTGGCGCTACGGCCGCGCGTCATGGCGCGCGCTGGTGCCGACGCTGCTGGCGGGCCTGTTCAGCGTGGCGCTGCTGGGCTGGCTGCACGTGCCGCTGCAACTGTTCCCGGTGCTGGCGCTGGCGCTGCTGCTCGGCGTCGGCGTCGACTATGGCATCTTTCTGCTGGAACACCCCGGCGACGGCGTCTCCTGGACCGCGATCGTGCTCGGCGCGGCCAGCACGCTGCTGGCCTTCGGCCTGCTGGGGCTGTCGTCCACGCCGGCGCTGCATGCGTTCGGCGTCACCATGCTGGCCGGCGTCGGTGCCGTCTGGGTGCTGTCGCCATGGTTCCGCCCGCCGGCCGCGCATGGCCATGCCTGACGCAAGACACCGCGCAGGCCCACTGTATTGGAAGAATCGAAGCTTATGAATACGGAAACCACAGATGTCGTCATCATCGGCGCCGGGCCGGCTGGCTCGGTCGCGGCCGGGCTGCTGCGCAAGCATGGCATTCCGGTGCTGGTGATCGAGAAAGAAACCTTTCCCCGCTTTTCGATCGGAGAAAGCCTGCTGCCGCAGAGCATGGCTTATATCGAGGAAGCCGGCATGCTGCGCGCCGTGGTGGAAGCCGGCTTCCAGTACAAGAACGGCGCGGCGTTCTCGCGCGACGGGCAGCACACCGCGTTCGATTTCCGCGACAAGTTCTCGCCGGGCTGGGGCACCACTTACCAAGTGCAGCGCGCGCGCTTTGACGATGTGCTGATCCGCGAAGCCGCGCGCCAGGGCGCCGAGGTGCGTTTCTCGCACCTGGTCGAGGATGTCGACGTCAGCGGCGCCCAGCCTCGCGTGACGGTGCGCGCGCCTGACGGCAGCCGGTACATCGTGCAGGCGAAATTCCTGCTCGACGCCTCTGGCTTCGGACGCATCCTGCCGCGCCTGCTCAAGCTGGAAACGCCTTCGGGATTCCCGGTGCGCAGCGCGATCTTCACGCACGTGGAAGACCGCATCCCGACCGGCACCTTCGACCGCAACAAGATCCTGATCAGCGTGCATCCGCAGCACCAGGACGTCTGGTACTGGACCATCCCGTTCTCGGATGGCCGTTGCTCGCAGGGCGTGGTGGCCGAGAAGGCGTTCCTGGACCGCTACACCGGCACCGAGACCGAGCGGCTGCAGGCGCTCGTCTCGGAAGAACCGGGCCTGGCCAGGCTGCTGGCGGACGCGCAGTGGGACACCCCGGCGCGGCAGATCGCCGGCTACTCGGCCAATGTGAAGTCGCTCTGGGGCAACGGCTATGCGCTGCTCGGCAATGCCGGCGAATTCCTCGACCCGGTCTTCTCCTCGGGCGTCACCATTGCGTTCAAGTCGGCCAGCCTGGCGGCGCAATGCCTGGTGCGCCAGCTCGGCGGTGGCACCGTCGACTGGGAAAAGGACTTTGCGCAGCCGCTCAAGGCCGGCGTCGACTGCTTCCGCGTCTATGTCGAGGCCTGGTACGAGGGCCGCTTCCAGAAGCTGATCTTCCATCCCAATGCCACGCCCGAGATCCGCAACATGATCTCGGCAATCCTGGCCGGCTACGCCTGGGACCGCAACAATCCCTTCGTCGCCGAGCCGCGCCGCCGCCTGGCGGTGCTGGAAGAATTCTGCCGCGTGTGATGACCCGTCCCGCGCTCTCCGCCTTGCTGCTGTGCGCGGCGCTGGCGGCCGGCTGTGCCGGCCCCGCGGCGCCGGGGACGTCCCCGCGCGCCGCGGCTGCCCCCGGCCCGGCGCTGCTGCGCCTGCCGCCGGCATCATTGCAGCGCGAGCTCAGGCTGCAGCAGCACATCACGGTCGAATATGCAAAGCACGGCCGCACCGAGCGGCACGAATTACTGGCGCTGCTCGAAGCCGACGCCGCCCGCACGCGCCTGGCTGCGGTGGCTGGCGGGCAGGTGCTCGCGCGGCTGGACTGGGACGGCAGCGAGCTGAAGGCGGTACGCTCGCCCTGGGCCCCGGCGGAATTGCAGCCCGAGCGCATCCTGAGCGACCTGCAGCTGTCGCTGTGGCCCGCCGCAGCGATCCGTGAGGCGCTGCCGGGCGGATGGAGCCTCGACGACACGCCGGCGCTGCGCCGCCTGCGGCAGGACCACGAGACTGTCGCGGAGGTCCGCTTTCCCGACGCTGCCACGACCGTGTTCACGCAATACCGCGACGGCTACCGGCTGACCATCCGCACGCTGCCGTCGGCGTCCACCCAGGGTGGTGACGCATGACGGCATTCCTGAACACCGTCGGCCTTACCTGCGCCTTGGGGCGCGGCCGGCAGGCAGTACGCCAAGCCATGCTTCACGCCGACGCACCGCAGGCGGGCACGGTGACCGACCGCTACAGCCCCGGCCGCGAGCTGCTGCTCGGCACCGTGGATGGCGTGCCCGGCCACGCCATCCCCGTGCAAACCCGGCCCGCCCATCGCAGCCGCAACAACGCCATGCTGCTCGACGCGCTGGCACAGGTGCGCGCGGCCGTGGACGATGCCATCGCCCGCGTCGGACCGGCGCGCGTGGCAATCGTGATGGGTACCAGCACCTCCGGCATCCGCGAAGGCGAACTGGCGGCGCAGCAGCAGTTGCGCACCGGTGCGCAGCCGCGGGGCTACCACTACGGGCAGCAGGAACTGGGCTCGCCGGCAGTCTTCCTGGCCGGCGAGCTGGGTGTGCGCGGCCCGGCGTACACGATCTCGACCGCCTGCTCGTCCAGCGCCAAGGCCATGGCGGCCGGCGCGCGCCTGCTGCGCCACGGGCTTGCCGACGTGGTGCTGGCCGGCGGCGTCGATACCCTGTGCGCGTTTACCGTGGCGGGCTTCTCCGCGCTGGAGTCGGTCAGCGCGGCGCGCTGCAACCCGCTCTCGGCCAACCGCAACGGCATCAACCTGGGCGAAGGCGCGGCGCTGTTCCTGATGTCGCGCGAGCCGGGCCCGGTGCGGCTGGCGGGCTGGGGCGAATCGTCTGACGCCTACCACGTGTCGGCGCCGGACCCGCACGGCAAGGGCGCGCGCCAGGCCATGCAGCAGGCGCTGGCGCGCGCGGGCCTGCGCGCCGGCGCGATCGACTACATCAACCTGCACGGCACCGCCACGCCTGCCAACGACGTGATGGAAGCCCACGCCGTGGCCGAGGTGTTCGGCCACGGCGTGCCGGTCAGCTCGACCAAGCCGCTCACCGGCCACACCCTCGGCGCCGCCGGCGCGATCGAAGCCGCACTGGCGTGGCTGACGCTGGACGGCAACCCGCACGGCCGGCTCCCGCCGCACTGGTGGGACGGCGCCGCCGACCCCGCGCTGCCGCCGCTGCACATCGCCGGCCCCGGCAACGCGCTGGGGCACGCACCGCGCTACGTGATGAGCCATTCCTTTGCATTTGGCGGCAGCAACTGCGTGCTGGTGCTGGGAGAAGGATAACCATGCAAGACCCGCAAACCCTGCCCCCGATCGGTGAAGTGGTGCCCCACGGCGGCGCCATGCTGCTGCTCGATGCGCTCTTGCATGCCGATGACAACGGCTGCACCGCCCAGGCGACGGTGCGCCCCGCGCAGCTCTTCGTCGACGCCGCCGGCATGCCCGGCTGGGTCGGCATCGAATACATGGCCCAGGCCATCGCCGCATGGGCCGGCGTGCGCGCCCGGCGCGCCGGGCGGCCGCCCGGGATCGGCTTCCTGCTCGGCTCGCGCCGCTATGAATGCGACGTGCCGGCCTTCCCGCTCGGCAGCGTACTGACCGTCGCCGTGCAGGCCGAACTGACCGGCGACAACGGCCTGGGCCAGTTTGCCTGCCGCCTTTCACTCGATGGCCGCGACGTGGCGCGCGCCAACGTCTCCGTCTTCCAGCCTGCGGATGCGCAGGCGTTTCTGCAAGGACAACAGGTATGACCAACCCCTCCGTGCTGGTCACGGGCTCGTCCCGTGGCATCGGCCGCGCCATCGCCCTGCGGCTGGCCCGCGACGGCTATGACGTGACGGTGCACTGCCGCGCGCGCCGCGAAGAGGCCGAATCCGTCGCCGACGCGGTGCGCGCGTGCGGCCGCAAGTCGCGTGTCGTGTGCTTCGACGTCGCTCATCGCGAGGAGGCCGCCGCCGCGCTGCTCGCCGACATCGCCGCCCATGGCGTCTACTACGGCGTGGTGTGCAACGCGGGACTGGCACGCGACGCGGCCTTCCCGGCCATGACCGGCGCGGAATGGGACGAAGTGGTGCACACCAACCTCGACGCCTTCTACAACGTGCTCAACCCGGTGGTGATGCCCATGGTGCAGCGCCGCCAGCCCGGGCGCATCGTCACGCTCTCGTCGGTGTCGGGGCTGGTCGGCAACCGCGGCCAGGCCAACTACAGCGCCGCCAAGGCCGGCATCATCGGCGCTACCAAGGCGCTGGCGATCGAGCTGGCCAAGCGCGCCATCACCGTCAACTGCGTCGCGCCCGGCCTGATCGACACCGACATGGTCGAGCCGCACGTGCGCGACGAAGCGCTGCGCATGATCCCCGCGCGGCGCCTGGGCACGCCCGACGAAGTCGCCGCCACGGTGGCCTTCCTGATGTCGCCCGACGCGGGCTATATCACGCGCCAGGTGATCTCGGTCAACGGGGGGATGTTCGGATGAAGCGCGTCGTCGTCACCGGAGCCGGTGCGGTCTGCGCGCTGGGCAATGACTGGGCAGCGGTGCGCGGTTCGCTGGAAGCGGGCCGCAGCGCGGTGGTGCGCATGGTGCAATGGGAGGACATCAAGGGCCTGAACACGCTGCTGGGCGCGCCCGTGCCCTTGCCCGCGCTGCCGCCGCACTATACGCGCAAGCTGACCCGCTCGATGGGCAAGGTGGCGCTGATGTCGGTGCTGGCGAGCGAAGCGGCGCTGCAGGACGCGGGCCTGGCCGGCGACGCCCTGCTGGCGAGCGGCAAGCTCGGCGTCGCCTACGGCTCTTCCACCGGCACGCCCGAGGCGGTGGCGGAGTTCGGCCGCATGCGCACCGAGCGCACCACCGAGGACATCAGCGCGACCACCTACATCCGCATGATGCCGCACACCACCGCGGTCAATATCGGCGTGTTCTTCGGCATCACCGGCCGCATCGTGACCACGTCGAGCGCCTGCACCTCGGGCAGCCAGGGCATCGGCTATGCGTATGAAGCGATCCGCAGCGGCCGCCAGGTCGCGATGCTGGCGGGCGGCGCGGAAGAGCTCGACGCCACCGAGGCCGCGGTGTTCGATACCCTCTTTGCCACCAGCACCTGCAACGACACCCCGCAGGCCACGCCGCGCCCGTTCGACAGCGGCCGCGACGGCCTGGTGCTGGGCGAAGGCGCCGGCACGCTGCTGCTCGAAGAGCTGGAGCATGCGCAGGCGCGCGGCGCCCGCATCCTGGCGGAGATCGTCGGCTTCGGCACCAACAGCGACGGCGCCCACGTGACCCAGCCCAAGGCCGAAACCATGGCCGTGGCGATGCGCCTGGCGCTGGAAGACGCGGGCCTGGCGCCGGAGCGCATCGGCTATGTCAACGCGCACGGCACCGCCACCGACCACGGCGACGTCGCCGAGTCTCACGCCACGCACGCCGTGTTCGGCCCCGGCATCCCCATCAGCTCGCTCAAGAGCTACATGGGCCATACGCTGGGCGCCTGCGGCGCGCTGGAAGCGTGGATGACCATCGAGATGATGCGCGACCGCTGGTTCGCGCCCACGCTGAACCTGCGCACGCCCGACCCGCGCTGCGCGCCGCTCGACTTCATCATGGACGCGCCGCGCCGGCTGGATGCGGACTACGTGATGAGCAACAACTTCGCCTTTGGCGGCATCAACACTTCGCTGGTGTTCCGCCGTTGGGAAGACTGAAGTCCTTTCCGGCTTGCAACCGCCCTCCAACCAAGAACAAGGAAGATCTATGAAATCCGCTCTCTCTGCCGTTGCCATGACGATCTGCGCCAGCGCGCTGCTGTCGACCCCGGCGCTCGCGCGTGACACCAAGTACATGCTGCCGCTGCAGGAAGTGCTCGACATGCCGGTGGCCAAGGAAAAGCTGGACGATTCCTTCCGCTTCTACCTGTCCGGCCAGAAGACGCCGAAGGTGCTGGAGCGCTTCGACTCGGGCGTTTCCAACCGCAAGACCAACGGCGTGGGCAAGAGCGACGAGGACGGCTGCCGCTGGGCCGCGCTGTCGGCACTGATCGCGCTGCAGGATTCCGCCAAGGCGCAGGGCGCCAACGCAGTGGTCGACATCGTCAGCTACTACAAGAAGAACGAGGTCGCCAGCCCGACCGACTATGAATGCCACGCCGGCGCGGTGGTGGTGGGCGTGGCGCTGAAGGGCACCTACGCCAGGATCGCCCGGTAACGCAAGCGCCATGGCAACCTGGCTGCGCATCGGGTGCGTGACGGAACTTGCCGTGCCGGCACCGGGCGTGCAGTCATGGTTGTCGGGCGGCGAACTGGCGCGGCTGGCGTCGATGCCATCGGCACGGCGCAGCGCGCAGTTTGTCGCCGGCCGCCGGCTGGCGCGCTCGCTGCTGGCCGATGCCTTTGGCGGCCGCTGGCAGGACTGGACGCTGTCGGCCGGCGCCGACGAAGCGCCGGCCGTATCCGGCCCCACGCCGGCCAGCGTGTCGATCTCGCACAGCGGCGACCATGTCGCCTGCGCGGTGGGCACCGCCCCGCTGGGGCTCGACCTGGAGGCATGCCGCGCGCGCAAGGGACTGGACGCGCTCCATGAAGCGATCACCACGGCGGCCGAGCGCTCCGCCATTGCCAGCCACCTGCCCGCCTCCGCGGATGCCGTGCAGCGCTTCACGCATGCCTGGACCCTGAAGGAAGCCGGGATCAAATACCACGGCGGCGGCTTGTTTGCCAGCATGCTGGGCCACGGCCTCAGCCTTGAAGCGGCCGCCGATGCCAACAGCGCCAACGCCTGCACCTGGCTCCTCAACGGCCAAGTGCTCGCACTCTGCGGTGCCGACATGCATGCCCTGGCGGCGCCCGCACTGCCGGCCCCGCGCTACTGGCGGCTCGTTCGTGCCGCTGCAACGATGAATGCCTGAACCGATGTCTGAACACGCTGGGCTGGATGCCCTCGAATCCGCCGCTGTTGCCGCGCAGGTTGTCTTCGACGGCACGCCCCTGACCATCGAGGCTGTGGCCGCGCTGGCGCGCCGCAGCGCCACGCCGGCGCTGTCCGATGCGCCCGCCTTCCGCGCGCGCATCACGCGCGGCATGGCCTTCCTGGACCGCCTGCTGCAGGAAGACGGCCGCGTCTACGGCGTGACCACGGGGTATGGCGACTCGTGCGAGACCACCGTCCCGGTCGCACGCGCGTACGAGCTGCCGGTGCACCTGTACACCTTCCACGGCTGCGGCATGGGCCGCTTGCTGGACGCGGGCGAGACCCGTGCCGTGCTCGCGGCGCGGCTGGCCTCGCTGTGCCAGGGCTATTCCGCGGTGAGCCCCGCACTGCTGGAGCAGCTGGCCGCGTTCCTGGCTCACGACGTGCTGCCTTGCATTCCCGCCGAGGGCTCGGTCGGCGCCAGCGGCGACCTGACGCCGCTGTCGTACGTTGCCGCCGCGCTGTGCGGCGAGCGCGAAGTGGTCCACCAGGGCCGCCGCCAGCCGGCTGCCGAGGCGCTCGCCGCGATCGGGCGCGAGCCGCTGCGGCTGCGCCCCAAGGAAGCGCTGGCGATCATGAACGGCACCGCGGTGATGACCGGCCTGGCCTGCCTCGCGTGGCAGCGCGCCGCGAGCCTGGCCGGGCTCGCGGCCACGCTCACCGCCGCGGCCGTGGCAGCGGTGGACGGCAATCCCTATCACTACGATGCGGCGTTGTTCGATGCCAAGCCGCATCCTGGCCAGCAGCGCGCCGCACGTCGCATCCGCATGCTGCTGGGCGACTCGCGCGCGCCGCGGCACGCCAGCCGGCTGCAGGACCGCTACTCGCTGCGCTGCGCGCCGCATGTGATCGGCGTGCTGGAAGATGCGCTCGACTGGTCGCGGCGCTGGATCGAGACCGAACTGAACAGCGCCAACGACAACCCGCTGGTCGAGCCCGATGAAGAACGCGTGCTGCATGGCGGGCACTTCTACGGCGGTCATATCGCCTTCGCCATGGATGCGCTGAAGACGGCGGTCGCCAGCGTCGCCGACCTGATGGACCGCCAGCTCGCGACCCTGGTGGACACGCGCTACAACAACGGCCTGCCGGCCAACCTGTCGGGCGCCACCGGCGCCGACGCGGCGCTGAATCACGGCCTGAAGGCGGTACAGATCGGCGTGTCGGCCTGGACCGCGGAGGCGCTCAAGCACACCATGCCGGCCACCGCGTTCTCGCGCTCGACCGAATGCCACAACCAGGACAAGGTC
This genomic interval from Cupriavidus oxalaticus contains the following:
- a CDS encoding beta-ketoacyl-ACP synthase — protein: MTAFLNTVGLTCALGRGRQAVRQAMLHADAPQAGTVTDRYSPGRELLLGTVDGVPGHAIPVQTRPAHRSRNNAMLLDALAQVRAAVDDAIARVGPARVAIVMGTSTSGIREGELAAQQQLRTGAQPRGYHYGQQELGSPAVFLAGELGVRGPAYTISTACSSSAKAMAAGARLLRHGLADVVLAGGVDTLCAFTVAGFSALESVSAARCNPLSANRNGINLGEGAALFLMSREPGPVRLAGWGESSDAYHVSAPDPHGKGARQAMQQALARAGLRAGAIDYINLHGTATPANDVMEAHAVAEVFGHGVPVSSTKPLTGHTLGAAGAIEAALAWLTLDGNPHGRLPPHWWDGAADPALPPLHIAGPGNALGHAPRYVMSHSFAFGGSNCVLVLGEG
- a CDS encoding ApeP family dehydratase translates to MQDPQTLPPIGEVVPHGGAMLLLDALLHADDNGCTAQATVRPAQLFVDAAGMPGWVGIEYMAQAIAAWAGVRARRAGRPPGIGFLLGSRRYECDVPAFPLGSVLTVAVQAELTGDNGLGQFACRLSLDGRDVARANVSVFQPADAQAFLQGQQV
- a CDS encoding beta-ketoacyl-ACP synthase, with the translated sequence MKRVVVTGAGAVCALGNDWAAVRGSLEAGRSAVVRMVQWEDIKGLNTLLGAPVPLPALPPHYTRKLTRSMGKVALMSVLASEAALQDAGLAGDALLASGKLGVAYGSSTGTPEAVAEFGRMRTERTTEDISATTYIRMMPHTTAVNIGVFFGITGRIVTTSSACTSGSQGIGYAYEAIRSGRQVAMLAGGAEELDATEAAVFDTLFATSTCNDTPQATPRPFDSGRDGLVLGEGAGTLLLEELEHAQARGARILAEIVGFGTNSDGAHVTQPKAETMAVAMRLALEDAGLAPERIGYVNAHGTATDHGDVAESHATHAVFGPGIPISSLKSYMGHTLGACGALEAWMTIEMMRDRWFAPTLNLRTPDPRCAPLDFIMDAPRRLDADYVMSNNFAFGGINTSLVFRRWED
- a CDS encoding 4'-phosphopantetheinyl transferase family protein gives rise to the protein MATWLRIGCVTELAVPAPGVQSWLSGGELARLASMPSARRSAQFVAGRRLARSLLADAFGGRWQDWTLSAGADEAPAVSGPTPASVSISHSGDHVACAVGTAPLGLDLEACRARKGLDALHEAITTAAERSAIASHLPASADAVQRFTHAWTLKEAGIKYHGGGLFASMLGHGLSLEAAADANSANACTWLLNGQVLALCGADMHALAAPALPAPRYWRLVRAAATMNA
- a CDS encoding NAD(P)/FAD-dependent oxidoreductase, with product MNTETTDVVIIGAGPAGSVAAGLLRKHGIPVLVIEKETFPRFSIGESLLPQSMAYIEEAGMLRAVVEAGFQYKNGAAFSRDGQHTAFDFRDKFSPGWGTTYQVQRARFDDVLIREAARQGAEVRFSHLVEDVDVSGAQPRVTVRAPDGSRYIVQAKFLLDASGFGRILPRLLKLETPSGFPVRSAIFTHVEDRIPTGTFDRNKILISVHPQHQDVWYWTIPFSDGRCSQGVVAEKAFLDRYTGTETERLQALVSEEPGLARLLADAQWDTPARQIAGYSANVKSLWGNGYALLGNAGEFLDPVFSSGVTIAFKSASLAAQCLVRQLGGGTVDWEKDFAQPLKAGVDCFRVYVEAWYEGRFQKLIFHPNATPEIRNMISAILAGYAWDRNNPFVAEPRRRLAVLEEFCRV
- the fabG gene encoding 3-oxoacyl-ACP reductase FabG, whose amino-acid sequence is MTNPSVLVTGSSRGIGRAIALRLARDGYDVTVHCRARREEAESVADAVRACGRKSRVVCFDVAHREEAAAALLADIAAHGVYYGVVCNAGLARDAAFPAMTGAEWDEVVHTNLDAFYNVLNPVVMPMVQRRQPGRIVTLSSVSGLVGNRGQANYSAAKAGIIGATKALAIELAKRAITVNCVAPGLIDTDMVEPHVRDEALRMIPARRLGTPDEVAATVAFLMSPDAGYITRQVISVNGGMFG
- a CDS encoding DUF3261 domain-containing protein — encoded protein: MTRPALSALLLCAALAAGCAGPAAPGTSPRAAAAPGPALLRLPPASLQRELRLQQHITVEYAKHGRTERHELLALLEADAARTRLAAVAGGQVLARLDWDGSELKAVRSPWAPAELQPERILSDLQLSLWPAAAIREALPGGWSLDDTPALRRLRQDHETVAEVRFPDAATTVFTQYRDGYRLTIRTLPSASTQGGDA
- a CDS encoding HAL/PAL/TAL family ammonia-lyase; this encodes MSEHAGLDALESAAVAAQVVFDGTPLTIEAVAALARRSATPALSDAPAFRARITRGMAFLDRLLQEDGRVYGVTTGYGDSCETTVPVARAYELPVHLYTFHGCGMGRLLDAGETRAVLAARLASLCQGYSAVSPALLEQLAAFLAHDVLPCIPAEGSVGASGDLTPLSYVAAALCGEREVVHQGRRQPAAEALAAIGREPLRLRPKEALAIMNGTAVMTGLACLAWQRAASLAGLAATLTAAAVAAVDGNPYHYDAALFDAKPHPGQQRAARRIRMLLGDSRAPRHASRLQDRYSLRCAPHVIGVLEDALDWSRRWIETELNSANDNPLVEPDEERVLHGGHFYGGHIAFAMDALKTAVASVADLMDRQLATLVDTRYNNGLPANLSGATGADAALNHGLKAVQIGVSAWTAEALKHTMPATAFSRSTECHNQDKVSMGTIASRDCLRVLELAEQVAAAMLIAVRQGLALRLRTGYALPQPLRPLVDRLQEAIPLIVQDRALEPELRRLVAQVRAAQW